In Fibrobacterota bacterium, the genomic window GCCATGGACATGGCGCTCATCAGCCAGGCGGCCACCTTAAAGGGCCGGGTTCCCTTCATCCATGCCTTCGACGGTTTCCGTACTTCCCACGAGCTCAACAAGGTCGAGGTGCTGGGGGACGATATCATAGCGGCCATGATTGATCCCGACCACGTGCGGGCCCATCGCCTGCGGGGCCTAACACCGGATCGTCCCTTCATCCGCGGGACGGCCCAGAATCCGGACGTGTTCTTCCAATCCCGCGAGACCGTGAATCCCTATTACATGCGCCTGCCCTTCGTGGTGCAAGAAGCCATGGACAAGTTCTACTCCCTGACGGGACGGCGATACCATCTCTTCGACTACCTGGGCGCGCCGGATGCCGAACGGGTGGTGGTCCTCATGGGTTCGGCCGCGGAGACGATGGAGGAGACCTGCCGGGAGCTGAATGCCCGGGGCGAAAAGGTCGGCGTGATCAAGGTCCGCCTGTTCCGGCCCTTCTCGGCGGAAAGGCTGCTCACGGCCATGCCTTCCTCGGTGAAGGCCATCGCGGTGTTGGATCGCTGCAAGGATCCCGGGGCGCTGGGCGAACCTCTCTACCAGGACGTCGCCACCTCACTGGCGTCCTGTTGGTCCCGGGGCCTCGCTCCCTTCGCCGCTTTCCCGAAGCTGGTCGGCGGACGCTACGGACTGGGCTCGAAGGAGTTCACGCCAGGCATGGCCAAAGCCGTATTCGATGAGCTGAAAAAGCCTATCCCTAAGAACGCCTTCACCGTGGGCATCCACGATAACGTGGGGCACACCAGCTTGGATTGGGATAACGACTTCGATTTGGAGCGTAAGGATACCGTGCGGGCCACCTTCTGGGGGCTGGGCGCGGACGGAACGGTAGGCGCGAACAAGAATTCGGCGAAAATCATCGGGGAAGAAACCGACGGCTACGCCCAAGGCTATTTCGTGTACGACTCCAAGAAATCGGGCAGCCTCACCATCTCCCATCTGCGTTTCGGCCCCACTCCCATCCACAGCCCTTATCTCATCACCCGCGCCACTTTCACCGCCTGCCACCAATTCTCCTTCCTGGGGACCTTTCCCGTGCTGGATGCGCTGGAAGCCGGTGGAACCTTCCTGCTCAACAGCCCATTCGGGCCGGACCAGGTATGGGCGCATCTCCCGGTGGAGGTGCGTTCGCAAATACGCGAGAAGCGGCCGGAGTTCTACGTGGTGGACGCCTTCGCCCTCTCATCGTCCCTGGGATTGGGCCGCCGCATCAACACCATCATGCAAGCCTGCTTCTTCGCCTTGAGCGGGGTTTTGCCCCGGGACGAGGCCATGGCGAAAATCAAGGACGCCATCCGCAAGACCTACGGCAAGCGGGGCGAAGCCGTGGTCAACAATAACCTGGAGGCGGTGGACCGGGCCTTGGATGGCCTCCATAAAGTCAGCATCCCGGCGGAAGACCCGGATTTCCATGACGCCTCTAAACCGCGCAAGGGAGGAGCCGGAGCGGCGGAGGATGCCTTCGTCCGCCGGGTCACCATGGAATTGATCAAAGGCAAAGGCGAGGAATTGCCCGTGAGCGCCTTCCCGCCCGACGGAACCTATCCGACCGCCACCTCCCGGCTCGAAAAGCGCGACATCGCCCTCGAAGTGCCCGTCTGGTCGCCGGCCTCGTGCATCCAGTGCGGCAAATGCGTCATGGTCTGCCCGCATGCGGCCATCCGTTCCAAGGTGTTCGCCCCGGATGCCGCCTCGGACGCGCCGGACGGATTCCAAACCCAAAAGGCCAAGTTCGCGGGCGTGAAGGACAAGAGCTATACGCTCCAGGTTTCCACCCGGGATTGCACGGGCTGCACCCTCTGCGTGGAAATCTGTCCCGCGCCGGATAAGGAGAACCCCGGCAAGAAGGCGCTCAATATGGTCGCGAAGGGGGAGAGCGATCCCCGCCAGGATTCCTGGTGGGATGCATTCTTGCGCCTGCCGGACGTGACCCAACTTAATCCAGAGTACAAATTCAATTCCGTTAAGGAAGTCCAGCTCCTGCGTCCCCTGTTCGAGTTTTCCGGAGCTTGCTCGGGCTGCGGCGAGACTCCGTATTTGAAGCTCTTGAGCCAGCTTTATGGCGACCGCCTGCTGATCGCCAATGCCACGGGGTGCTCCAGCATTTTCGGGGGAAACCTGCCCACCACGCCTTGGGCCAAGGATATCCACGGACGCGGACCCGCCTGGAGCAATTCCCTGTTCGAGGACAACGCCGAATTCGGATTGGGGATGCGCCTAAGCCTGGATAAGCGGGTCGAATTCGCGCGCCAATTGGTCGCGGAACAACGGGACGCGATCGGCGCGGATTTGGCCGACGAAATTTTGCATGCCGACACGACCTCCCCCGAGGATATCGAACGGCAGCGCCAGCGAGTGACCCGTCTCCGGGCCGTGCTGGCGGACCGAGTCGAACCGGGCGCGCGGGATCTGGCCGCTTTGGCGGACGCCCTGGTGGCCAAATCGGTTTGGATCGTGGGCGGCGACGGCTGGGCCTATGACATCGGCTATGGCGGCCTCGATCACGTGATCGCTTCCGGCCACAAGGTCCGCATCCTGGTCCTCGACACCGAGGTGTATTCGAATACCGGAGGACAGGCGTCCAAGTCCACGCCCCGGGCCGCGGTGGCGCGCTTCGCGGCGGGAGGCAAGCGGTCTGGCAAGAAGGACCTGGGCCTAATGGCCATGAATTATGGTAACGTGTACGTGGCCTCGGTGGCGATGGGCGCCAACGACATGCAGACCCTGAAGGCTTTCCGGGAGGCGGAGGCGCACGACGGTCCTTCCATCATAATCGCCTACGCCCATTGCATCGCCCATGGGATGGAGATGGGCGACGGCCTGCGCCACCAGAAGAACGCGGTGGAGTCCGGGCATTGGTTGCTTTACAGGTTCAATCCAGCCTTGGCCGCCGAAGGCAAATCCCCCCTGCAACTGGACTGCAAGGAGCCCAAAATGCCCTTGAAGGACTTCATGTACTCCGAGGATCGCTACAAGGTACTGGCGAAGTCCGATCCCGCCACGGCGTCCTCGCTGCTGGAGCAGGCCGAGGCGGATGTCCATCATCGCTGGGCCATGTACAAGATGCTGGCGGGGGCTTCTCCCGAGGCGAAATCTAGCGAGGCTCCCGCGGCACAGGCGGGCGGGGTCGATCCCGCGGCTAAGGGTCCATAACGGAGTGGGGTCGGGGAACGAGGGCAACGCTCCGGCCTGATCCGGGAAACCGGTTCAATCGATGCAAAATCCCCCGCGTGCCCGCGGGGGGGCGTCGTTTATCCGCCGGAGTTCGGATTCTCTTCGGACGGCGCGGCATACTGAAGCCAACAGACCGAGCAGAGAAGTTCCGGGGGATATTCGCTTTGGAACAATACTTTCACGCGATTGGCGCATTCCCGGCATTCCAGGCTCGAGATCACCGCTTTGCGGACCGGGCACTTTATGGTTTGACTTGTTAATCCCATGGCTTGCCTCCTTTTTTGTATGCTACCCTGATCGAAAGTAGGCTAGGAAACGGCCGGAAGCGTAGCGGGGACGCGAAAAAGATTCTGCCACGCTGTCCCCCCTGCCTGACACATTGACGGATTCCGCCGGGAGGCGCCGGGCCAGGGAGTAGTGGCGGCCGGGTTGCGGGCGGGAAGGCGTCGGAAACTTCGGTGGTATAACAATTGCTTTTTCTAATTCTTTGAGCATGTCGGGATATATCCTCATCGGTATCTTCGCCTTGACCGGAGCGCTTTTCGCCGGCGGCGCGATGATCGTCTCGCGACTGTTGGCCCCCCGCTTCCCATCGGCCCGGCATAAACTCGAAGCTTACGAGTCAGGCGAAGCCCCCATCGGTTCCGCGCGCATCCAATTCAAGGTCGGATACTACCTCTTCGCCCTGGTTTTCCTGGTCTTCGACGTGGAAGCCGTGTTCCTCTTTCCCGTGGTGACCACGCTGCGCGGGGCCCAGGCGGGGGCCCAAACCGGGGCCCATGCGGGAATGTCCGCGGCCTTTATCCTCGGCGAAGTGGTTTTGTTTATTGTTATCCTCGGGTTCGCATTGTTCTATGCCCTGAGGAAGAAGGCTTTGACATGGGAATGACGCCGGAAGCGCAATCCGAAGGCGTGATGCTCAACGCCGTGGACTACGTAGTGGGCTGGGCGCGCGCCAATTCGCTTTGGCCGTTGGTCTTCGGCACTTCTTGTTGCGCCATCGAGATGATGGCTACAGGCGCTTCCCATAACGATTGGGCCCGCTTCGGCCTGGAAGTGGCCCGCGCGACCCCGCGCCAAGCCGACCTCATCGTATTGGCGGGGACCATCGTTGAGAAGATGGGTACGCGCCTGGTCACCCTTTACGAGCAGATGCCGGGACCCAAATTCGTGATCGCCATGGGGGCCTGCACCATATCGGGCGGTCCCTTCTATTACGACAGCTACTCCGTCGTTAAGGGCGCGGATAGGGTGATACCCGTGGACGTGTATATTCCCGGCTGCCCTCCCCGTCCCGAAGCCCTGCTCTTCGGCATCATGAAGCTTCAGGAATTGATAAAGGCCGGCGGCCGCAAAGCGGGCGCGGTTCCCAATCCCGTCAACAAGGCCACCTTCGTGGACATGTGGTCGGAAACCGCGAAGGCCTGGGAAGAAAAGGAAAAGGCCAAGCAGGAAGCCATGAAGGAAGCGCAAGAGCGCTTCAAGAAGGAGAATCCCGATTATAAGGGCGTCGTCATTAAGCGGGTGGCGGCCCCCAAGTTCGACGAAGTGGCCCGTGCGGCCCGCCCCGAGAGGGGCCTGCCCGCGACGGAGATCTGGTCACTTATCGAGTCCCGCTTTCCGGGCGCCAG contains:
- a CDS encoding NADH-quinone oxidoreductase subunit A; translation: MSGYILIGIFALTGALFAGGAMIVSRLLAPRFPSARHKLEAYESGEAPIGSARIQFKVGYYLFALVFLVFDVEAVFLFPVVTTLRGAQAGAQTGAHAGMSAAFILGEVVLFIVILGFALFYALRKKALTWE
- the nifJ gene encoding pyruvate:ferredoxin (flavodoxin) oxidoreductase, whose amino-acid sequence is MSRPLSIMDGNEAAAHVAYRTSEVIAIYPITPSTTMGELADAWAAAGIKNMWGTVPTIQEMQSEGGAAGAIHGALQTGALSTTFTASQGLLLMIPNMYKIAGELTSTVFHVTARAIATHGLSIFGDHSDVMAARSTGWAILFSGSVQEAMDMALISQAATLKGRVPFIHAFDGFRTSHELNKVEVLGDDIIAAMIDPDHVRAHRLRGLTPDRPFIRGTAQNPDVFFQSRETVNPYYMRLPFVVQEAMDKFYSLTGRRYHLFDYLGAPDAERVVVLMGSAAETMEETCRELNARGEKVGVIKVRLFRPFSAERLLTAMPSSVKAIAVLDRCKDPGALGEPLYQDVATSLASCWSRGLAPFAAFPKLVGGRYGLGSKEFTPGMAKAVFDELKKPIPKNAFTVGIHDNVGHTSLDWDNDFDLERKDTVRATFWGLGADGTVGANKNSAKIIGEETDGYAQGYFVYDSKKSGSLTISHLRFGPTPIHSPYLITRATFTACHQFSFLGTFPVLDALEAGGTFLLNSPFGPDQVWAHLPVEVRSQIREKRPEFYVVDAFALSSSLGLGRRINTIMQACFFALSGVLPRDEAMAKIKDAIRKTYGKRGEAVVNNNLEAVDRALDGLHKVSIPAEDPDFHDASKPRKGGAGAAEDAFVRRVTMELIKGKGEELPVSAFPPDGTYPTATSRLEKRDIALEVPVWSPASCIQCGKCVMVCPHAAIRSKVFAPDAASDAPDGFQTQKAKFAGVKDKSYTLQVSTRDCTGCTLCVEICPAPDKENPGKKALNMVAKGESDPRQDSWWDAFLRLPDVTQLNPEYKFNSVKEVQLLRPLFEFSGACSGCGETPYLKLLSQLYGDRLLIANATGCSSIFGGNLPTTPWAKDIHGRGPAWSNSLFEDNAEFGLGMRLSLDKRVEFARQLVAEQRDAIGADLADEILHADTTSPEDIERQRQRVTRLRAVLADRVEPGARDLAALADALVAKSVWIVGGDGWAYDIGYGGLDHVIASGHKVRILVLDTEVYSNTGGQASKSTPRAAVARFAAGGKRSGKKDLGLMAMNYGNVYVASVAMGANDMQTLKAFREAEAHDGPSIIIAYAHCIAHGMEMGDGLRHQKNAVESGHWLLYRFNPALAAEGKSPLQLDCKEPKMPLKDFMYSEDRYKVLAKSDPATASSLLEQAEADVHHRWAMYKMLAGASPEAKSSEAPAAQAGGVDPAAKGP
- the nuoB gene encoding NADH-quinone oxidoreductase subunit NuoB, which encodes MGMTPEAQSEGVMLNAVDYVVGWARANSLWPLVFGTSCCAIEMMATGASHNDWARFGLEVARATPRQADLIVLAGTIVEKMGTRLVTLYEQMPGPKFVIAMGACTISGGPFYYDSYSVVKGADRVIPVDVYIPGCPPRPEALLFGIMKLQELIKAGGRKAGAVPNPVNKATFVDMWSETAKAWEEKEKAKQEAMKEAQERFKKENPDYKGVVIKRVAAPKFDEVARAARPERGLPATEIWSLIESRFPGASVFGLPAPVVPKPAPAAPVAPQPASPTPDPAKADAPAGVSASAETPAPAPAAAPAPAPVLTIPERLAAQGPEWVLDVAVKREDYLPLIRFLKEEDRLGLDFLIELTAVDWKDRFDVVAHLLSMGKGHKVFVRCALPHDEHPEIDSLTGLFAGADWHEREAYDFFGIRFAGHPDLRRLFLEDDFPGHPLRKDFEDPTRVVKRAY